The following are encoded together in the Robertmurraya sp. FSL R5-0851 genome:
- a CDS encoding spore germination protein: MTTIREAFDSLRKSTDFVFYKKEHGKVPYVISYFSSIVDAEVIHQYILPNLLQISDLEELKSKIPIEEIIDVTSPKDLTEKLPSGYVYIYFTDSDHHGVLIPAMKNENRSISPPEVEFSVVGPKESFVESLDTNIYLIRKRLPIDSLRVEKITIGDLSNTGVAYLYIEDIADEENVNTLKQRLNEIDFDAIGDTAYISQIIADNQRSPFPQILDTERPDRVATALAEGKLAILVDRSPHALIGPTTFNESISTFEDYLLNWYAASFIRIVRIASIAFSILITPIYVATLTYHYELIPKDLLATLITSRRAIPLPPILEALFLELTIELLREAGARLPTKVGQTIGIVGGIVIGTASVEAGLTSNVLLIMVALAALASFTTPTYQFGNTIRLIRFPFLFFAHAWGLIGIVLCFAFLAGHLLQLTSLGRPYLEPFYPTRVRDLKDTIIRLPFSKLSRRPVHNHPEQKKRFSPKDEKVHRDIDE; encoded by the coding sequence ATAACGACCATAAGGGAAGCGTTTGATTCTCTAAGGAAATCAACTGATTTTGTGTTTTATAAGAAAGAGCATGGCAAGGTTCCGTATGTTATTTCCTATTTTTCAAGTATCGTGGATGCGGAAGTAATTCATCAATATATCCTACCGAATTTGCTACAAATCAGTGACTTGGAGGAACTAAAGTCAAAGATTCCGATTGAGGAAATTATTGATGTTACTAGCCCAAAAGATCTGACTGAGAAGCTACCTTCAGGATATGTGTATATTTACTTTACAGATTCAGATCATCATGGTGTATTGATTCCTGCAATGAAAAATGAGAATCGGTCCATTTCTCCACCTGAAGTTGAATTTAGTGTGGTGGGTCCAAAAGAATCTTTTGTTGAATCGTTAGATACAAATATTTACCTTATTCGAAAAAGATTGCCGATTGATAGCCTAAGAGTTGAAAAAATTACAATCGGTGATTTATCAAATACTGGAGTGGCCTACTTATATATAGAAGATATTGCAGATGAAGAAAATGTAAATACGCTCAAGCAGCGGCTGAATGAAATCGATTTTGATGCGATTGGCGATACAGCATATATTTCACAAATTATTGCGGATAACCAGCGCTCCCCCTTTCCACAAATTCTTGATACGGAAAGACCTGATCGGGTGGCGACCGCATTAGCTGAGGGCAAGCTAGCCATATTAGTCGATCGATCACCACATGCATTGATCGGTCCTACTACGTTTAATGAGTCCATCTCTACATTTGAGGACTATTTATTAAATTGGTATGCTGCTTCCTTCATTCGGATTGTCAGAATTGCATCCATTGCCTTCTCTATATTGATTACACCTATATACGTCGCGACTTTGACGTATCATTATGAATTAATTCCAAAGGATTTACTGGCAACATTAATTACATCTAGAAGAGCGATTCCCTTACCTCCGATATTAGAAGCTCTGTTTCTTGAATTGACCATTGAATTACTCAGGGAAGCTGGAGCAAGACTTCCAACGAAGGTAGGTCAAACCATTGGTATCGTAGGCGGGATCGTTATCGGGACTGCGTCGGTTGAAGCGGGGTTAACTAGTAATGTCTTGTTAATTATGGTTGCCTTGGCCGCCTTGGCTTCATTTACCACTCCAACCTATCAATTCGGTAACACGATTCGTTTGATTCGGTTTCCGTTTTTATTCTTTGCACATGCATGGGGCTTAATTGGAATTGTTCTCTGCTTTGCATTTCTAGCAGGACATTTATTGCAGTTAACCTCATTAGGGAGACCATATCTAGAGCCATTTTATCCTACAAGGGTTAGAGATTTAAAGGATACCATTATTCGACTGCCGTTTTCCAAGCTAAGTCGAAGACCTGTTCACAATCATCCCGAACAGAAAAAGCGCTTTTCACCAAAAGATGAAAAAGTTCATCGAGATATTGATGAATAG
- a CDS encoding F510_1955 family glycosylhydrolase, with protein MNKFLLMATISLLTITACSQEEETAQPEESTNQTETQGSDSQDETKDSTSASLVSHDFFEPFTGNIDHIHGLGYVGNQAAPFFAAHDGLKVYENGTWLKTKRENNDYMGFNATNDGFYSSGHPGTDSKLPNPIGIMKSVDHGQTLQSLGFEAEVDFHLMGVGYNNHQIFAMSPHKNSVMEADAFYVSEDEGANWKEVAASGLKGELIGLAVHPTDKNILAAAGEDGIYLSKDQGESFELLTTGTQGTIVYFTENSLLYGEYDGQPSFVIRNLTDDNEEGIALPKMKEDAVMYAAINPKNEHEITFVSFNNDIYQTTDHGESWNILAKSGNLQ; from the coding sequence ATGAATAAATTTTTACTAATGGCTACTATTAGTCTTTTAACAATAACGGCATGTAGTCAAGAAGAAGAGACAGCTCAACCAGAGGAATCAACAAATCAAACCGAAACTCAGGGATCAGACTCACAGGATGAAACCAAAGATTCAACGTCAGCCTCGCTTGTATCACATGACTTTTTTGAGCCCTTCACAGGAAACATCGATCATATCCACGGGCTAGGGTATGTGGGAAATCAAGCGGCTCCCTTTTTTGCCGCACATGACGGGTTAAAGGTATATGAGAATGGAACATGGTTAAAAACGAAGAGGGAAAACAATGATTATATGGGTTTTAACGCCACCAATGATGGTTTTTATTCTAGCGGTCATCCGGGAACAGATTCAAAGCTGCCCAATCCGATTGGCATTATGAAAAGTGTGGATCATGGTCAAACCTTACAAAGTCTTGGCTTTGAAGCAGAAGTGGATTTCCATCTTATGGGTGTTGGATATAACAATCATCAGATTTTTGCAATGAGTCCACATAAAAACTCCGTTATGGAGGCTGATGCATTTTATGTGAGTGAAGACGAGGGAGCTAATTGGAAGGAAGTTGCAGCAAGTGGTTTAAAAGGAGAACTCATCGGATTGGCTGTACATCCAACAGATAAAAATATATTGGCTGCTGCGGGTGAAGACGGAATTTACTTATCTAAAGACCAGGGGGAATCCTTTGAGTTACTAACAACTGGAACACAGGGGACAATTGTTTATTTTACAGAGAATAGCCTCCTGTACGGTGAATATGATGGTCAGCCTTCATTTGTAATAAGAAACTTAACCGATGATAATGAAGAGGGAATTGCCTTGCCGAAGATGAAGGAAGACGCTGTCATGTATGCAGCAATCAATCCAAAAAACGAGCATGAAATCACATTCGTCAGTTTTAATAATGACATTTACCAAACTACTGATCACGGTGAAAGCTGGAATATTCTGGCGAAATCAGGAAATTTACAATAA
- a CDS encoding cell wall-binding repeat-containing protein, whose product MKKLFASVISILLLTFLAACTSNGEEGKEGESEHGEHTEVTETNGKVTNELLVTSTKNVTRLDADTLEEAAIMVSQTIWPATGKDNRPGTVILAPADQWQIALAGSDLIHHPNNGPVLFYNQELSEETLHEINRLSPTGNVNGTEVMVMGDATEKVLDALADYKVEQITGNDSAEFALAVDKKYAETAGELPQSVIIVSLEDDAKLYSLIASNWIAHMPEPVLFVGKDDIPQATVEALQTRRNNANIYVLAPEKVISEEVVSSLQEYGKVTRIDGETPVEASIAFAKFKDAKTGFGWGVTEPGHGFAFTTTAQPEFAIAGAPFAHLGKHAPLLWLENGEATSEVHEYLGALQPKFTDDPTVGPYNHAYILANLKEVSMDTQGMIDSMLEISPADGSGGHGSH is encoded by the coding sequence ATGAAAAAGCTATTTGCAAGTGTGATAAGTATATTGCTACTAACATTTTTAGCTGCTTGTACCTCAAATGGTGAAGAAGGAAAAGAAGGAGAAAGTGAGCATGGAGAGCATACGGAGGTTACCGAAACCAATGGTAAAGTAACGAATGAGCTTCTTGTTACTAGCACGAAGAATGTAACGAGACTGGATGCTGATACTTTGGAAGAAGCAGCGATTATGGTTTCGCAAACGATATGGCCAGCAACAGGGAAGGATAATCGACCTGGAACCGTTATTTTAGCACCTGCTGACCAATGGCAAATCGCTCTTGCTGGTTCGGATTTAATCCACCATCCGAATAATGGGCCCGTATTATTTTACAATCAAGAGCTTTCTGAAGAAACATTACATGAAATTAATCGCCTGAGCCCAACTGGAAATGTCAATGGAACAGAAGTGATGGTCATGGGAGATGCGACCGAAAAGGTTTTAGATGCGTTAGCAGATTACAAGGTAGAGCAAATCACCGGTAACGATTCGGCTGAATTTGCTTTAGCAGTGGATAAGAAGTATGCGGAGACGGCTGGGGAGTTGCCTCAAAGTGTGATTATCGTTTCTCTTGAAGACGATGCAAAATTATACTCACTCATTGCCTCTAATTGGATTGCACATATGCCTGAACCGGTTTTATTTGTTGGAAAGGATGACATCCCACAAGCGACTGTGGAAGCATTACAAACCCGTCGGAATAATGCAAATATCTATGTGTTAGCACCTGAAAAAGTGATTTCTGAGGAAGTTGTTTCTAGCTTACAAGAGTATGGAAAGGTAACTCGTATTGATGGAGAAACTCCCGTGGAAGCATCCATTGCGTTTGCTAAGTTTAAGGATGCAAAAACAGGCTTTGGCTGGGGTGTGACGGAGCCGGGACATGGGTTTGCTTTTACAACAACAGCTCAACCTGAGTTTGCCATCGCTGGAGCTCCATTTGCCCATTTAGGAAAGCATGCGCCCCTTCTTTGGTTAGAGAATGGAGAAGCGACAAGTGAAGTACATGAATATTTAGGAGCTCTTCAACCAAAGTTTACAGATGACCCAACTGTGGGGCCATACAACCACGCTTATATTTTAGCGAATTTGAAGGAAGTTTCCATGGATACTCAAGGAATGATTGATAGTATGTTAGAGATTTCTCCAGCTGATGGAAGTGGAGGACATGGTTCACATTAA
- a CDS encoding ATP-binding protein, translating to MKKLSIKLGAIFFLCILGLESFMFIFLHSALVESRIQEELNALQARGNSHRAILENHFTPETIAHVALMETESTTDVVVTDADLRILGSSSKNEQLIGNIKLPSNEIPQGGLIIENDWETEPFISTVSSLEKKGEIIGYVFMFQDTETVHSLIKRLNQHFVFAGFLTVALTLFIIALLSKAITKPLIKMKDATFQISQGNYSISLPETGNDELGDLAKSIESLAHDLTFLTQERNDFLASISHELRTPITYIKGYTEMILKRDLSEKEKQNYLAIILEETNRLNDLIKQLFDLAKMDQNSFQIEKTEVNLKEILEKVEVKLAPAFKERGMTLHISCQKDFFLHADPIRMEQIFLNLLDNSMKYSSTGGVTNVSVELKKSQLFVTIRDTGNGIPEEDLPHIFNRFYRVDKSRTRLLGGAGLGLSIVKELVNKHNGTITVKSEIQEGTEFQMMFRGAWSDENDLTGGR from the coding sequence TTGAAAAAACTATCGATCAAATTAGGTGCTATTTTCTTTTTATGTATTTTAGGACTTGAATCGTTTATGTTCATCTTTCTTCATTCCGCTTTAGTCGAATCACGGATACAAGAAGAACTCAATGCTCTTCAAGCTCGCGGGAATTCTCATCGTGCCATTTTAGAGAACCATTTTACCCCAGAAACGATTGCTCACGTTGCTTTAATGGAAACAGAATCCACGACAGACGTAGTGGTAACTGATGCTGACTTACGTATACTTGGGTCTTCGAGTAAAAATGAACAACTTATAGGAAACATAAAGCTGCCTTCAAATGAGATTCCTCAAGGTGGACTCATTATCGAGAATGACTGGGAAACAGAACCTTTCATTTCTACCGTTAGCTCGTTAGAAAAAAAAGGAGAAATCATAGGCTATGTGTTCATGTTTCAAGACACAGAAACCGTTCATTCATTAATCAAGCGATTAAACCAGCATTTTGTTTTTGCGGGGTTCTTAACGGTTGCTCTAACGTTATTTATTATCGCTTTACTATCGAAGGCAATCACTAAGCCTCTAATAAAGATGAAGGATGCTACCTTTCAAATCAGCCAAGGGAACTACTCTATCTCTTTACCTGAAACAGGGAACGATGAACTTGGCGACCTCGCAAAATCGATTGAATCACTAGCACATGATCTGACCTTTTTAACGCAAGAGAGAAATGACTTTCTGGCAAGCATATCGCATGAACTACGAACACCGATCACTTATATAAAAGGATATACAGAAATGATCCTGAAACGCGATCTTTCTGAGAAAGAAAAACAGAACTATCTAGCGATTATTCTGGAAGAAACAAACCGATTAAATGATTTAATCAAGCAATTATTCGACTTAGCCAAAATGGACCAAAATTCCTTTCAGATTGAAAAAACGGAAGTCAACCTAAAGGAGATTCTTGAAAAAGTGGAAGTCAAACTAGCCCCAGCATTTAAAGAGAGGGGAATGACTCTTCACATCTCTTGCCAAAAGGATTTCTTTTTACATGCTGACCCAATCCGAATGGAACAGATTTTTTTAAACTTGTTGGATAATTCGATGAAATATTCTTCAACTGGCGGAGTAACAAACGTGTCCGTTGAACTAAAGAAAAGCCAGCTTTTTGTAACGATTCGTGATACTGGTAACGGCATCCCTGAAGAGGATTTACCACATATTTTTAACCGCTTTTACCGGGTTGATAAATCGCGGACTCGCTTGCTAGGTGGTGCAGGTCTCGGGCTTTCCATTGTCAAAGAACTAGTAAATAAACATAATGGAACAATTACGGTGAAAAGCGAGATCCAAGAAGGAACGGAATTTCAAATGATGTTTAGGGGAGCGTGGAGTGATGAAAACGATCTTACTGGTGGACGATGA
- a CDS encoding response regulator: protein MKTILLVDDEQRMLDLLTLYLEPKGYNCVPHTSALDALTYLSSYQVDLVLLDIMMPEMDGWTLCAEIRKKWNLPIIMLTARTDKTDVVKGLDIGADDYISKPFDEDELLARIGAVLRRHKSTSPLLTFKGLILNLESFDLHYEKTPISLTPKEFSMMELFLTHPNLVFTRDHLITSLWGHGVTTEDRTIDSHVRNLREKLRKAHFPADEHLQTVWGVGYKWQNG, encoded by the coding sequence ATGAAAACGATCTTACTGGTGGACGATGAGCAACGAATGTTGGATTTATTAACCCTTTATCTAGAACCAAAAGGATACAATTGTGTACCACATACTTCTGCTTTAGATGCACTTACCTATCTATCATCCTATCAGGTTGACCTTGTTCTTCTTGATATCATGATGCCTGAGATGGATGGTTGGACTCTCTGTGCAGAAATTAGGAAAAAATGGAATCTTCCTATTATCATGTTAACGGCACGCACAGATAAGACCGATGTGGTGAAGGGACTTGATATTGGTGCAGATGATTATATCTCGAAGCCATTTGATGAAGACGAACTACTTGCTCGAATTGGGGCAGTATTAAGAAGACATAAGTCGACAAGCCCACTTCTAACGTTTAAAGGGCTCATATTAAATCTAGAATCCTTTGATCTGCATTATGAAAAAACACCGATTTCATTAACCCCAAAGGAATTTTCCATGATGGAGCTATTTTTAACTCATCCTAATCTGGTATTTACGCGCGACCATTTAATCACCAGCTTATGGGGACATGGAGTCACCACTGAGGACAGAACGATTGACTCCCATGTCCGGAATCTCCGAGAAAAATTAAGAAAAGCCCATTTCCCTGCTGATGAGCACTTACAAACCGTTTGGGGAGTAGGGTATAAATGGCAGAACGGATAA
- a CDS encoding VTT domain-containing protein — MAERIMEPILFIFASVIGNVLIAVAGVIPSAFLTVANISILGFEVGLVVSIIGEALGAIVSFWLYRKGFSRVKDKFQVKWRWVQILLDRLYQSKGAEAAAIVLLLRLLPFVPSGFVTLTAAVGKMNILAFGIVSTIGKIPSLFIEAYGVHHVLKFDTHLQFILVAVVIMIFVIGFFIKKRPRG; from the coding sequence ATGGCAGAACGGATAATGGAACCAATACTTTTTATTTTTGCAAGTGTGATTGGAAATGTGCTCATCGCTGTAGCAGGTGTCATTCCGAGTGCCTTTTTGACGGTAGCGAATATTTCCATCCTTGGTTTTGAGGTTGGATTAGTTGTTTCTATTATTGGAGAAGCACTTGGAGCCATCGTGAGCTTTTGGTTATATAGAAAAGGGTTTTCACGGGTGAAGGACAAATTTCAAGTCAAGTGGAGATGGGTTCAAATCCTTCTAGACCGGTTGTATCAATCAAAAGGGGCTGAGGCTGCTGCGATTGTTCTTTTGCTCCGGCTGTTGCCGTTTGTTCCATCTGGTTTCGTGACACTGACTGCTGCGGTTGGTAAGATGAATATTCTAGCTTTCGGAATAGTGAGTACGATAGGAAAGATCCCTTCTTTGTTTATCGAAGCTTATGGAGTTCATCATGTTCTGAAATTTGACACCCACCTTCAATTCATCTTGGTCGCTGTTGTTATCATGATATTTGTGATTGGGTTTTTCATAAAGAAACGTCCCCGCGGTTAA
- a CDS encoding methyl-accepting chemotaxis protein, translated as MATHYEKLGTKLLTYTVIALYLSAIPTIGLMYFLKQIELGPMLGFFALTVIICSLLFVINKKLASYSWTKYLVVSLIFIASHFLLIAIPTFNAWPIFILYLIFSIVYLDRQVMIVATALMLFVFTIQFFINPAFQTLQLPVLDLVVLYVLITMCGVAGMIISVIGRKVVSDVNVHLEESKNQQQQLQQTFENIKTSVHGLLSFYQSIQAEVSHTGKATEEIAVGFGEVAKGVEYQAVSIHDIKDNIEKIHKEISLVTSTSEDMKALSGKTGESTQIGATHLSQLASNMGKVEGSMTETVSLMGTLAAQNSKIEEMLGSIKGITEQTNLLALNASIEAARAGEQGKGFAVVADEVRKLAEHSRQATEEVGSMLTDIFSKIIQLQEKLDHSKNAFELSSKAAKEAENILQLIRENTTNVFSQADQIQHKTKSLLEASDSIVNEVTSISNITEEASATTEEIYAGVEDQRHSMKEVIASLDQLNHLIIALENIVGQNSKN; from the coding sequence ATGGCTACACATTATGAAAAACTGGGCACGAAGTTGCTGACATATACAGTAATTGCGCTCTATTTATCAGCGATTCCGACCATCGGGCTCATGTATTTTTTAAAGCAAATTGAGCTTGGACCAATGCTTGGATTCTTTGCGTTAACAGTAATCATTTGTTCTTTACTATTTGTGATTAACAAAAAACTAGCAAGCTATAGTTGGACGAAGTATCTAGTAGTCTCGTTAATATTTATTGCGAGTCATTTTCTACTAATAGCCATTCCAACCTTTAATGCTTGGCCGATTTTTATTCTGTATTTGATATTTTCCATTGTTTATTTAGATCGTCAAGTGATGATTGTGGCAACCGCTCTTATGTTATTTGTTTTTACGATTCAGTTTTTTATTAATCCAGCCTTTCAAACATTGCAATTGCCCGTTCTGGATCTGGTTGTTTTATACGTGTTAATTACGATGTGTGGTGTGGCAGGAATGATTATTTCTGTTATTGGTAGAAAAGTAGTATCTGATGTGAACGTACACTTAGAAGAATCAAAAAATCAGCAGCAGCAACTTCAACAAACCTTTGAGAACATTAAAACCTCTGTTCATGGGTTATTATCTTTTTATCAATCGATTCAAGCCGAAGTAAGTCATACGGGCAAGGCAACGGAGGAAATTGCGGTTGGTTTTGGGGAAGTAGCTAAAGGGGTGGAATACCAAGCCGTTTCCATTCATGATATTAAGGATAATATTGAAAAAATTCATAAGGAAATTTCTCTTGTTACTTCTACATCAGAGGATATGAAGGCTTTATCTGGTAAGACAGGTGAGTCCACTCAAATAGGTGCCACACATTTATCTCAGCTTGCTTCTAATATGGGGAAAGTGGAAGGAAGCATGACGGAAACCGTTAGCTTGATGGGAACTCTTGCCGCTCAAAATAGCAAAATTGAAGAAATGCTTGGGTCGATAAAAGGAATCACGGAACAAACCAATTTGCTGGCTCTTAATGCAAGTATAGAAGCGGCTCGTGCGGGTGAACAAGGCAAGGGGTTTGCAGTCGTTGCAGACGAGGTTCGTAAATTAGCTGAACATTCTCGTCAAGCAACCGAAGAAGTAGGAAGCATGTTAACAGACATTTTTTCAAAAATTATTCAGCTTCAAGAAAAACTCGACCATAGTAAAAATGCTTTTGAATTAAGCTCGAAAGCGGCAAAAGAAGCAGAAAATATTCTTCAACTTATAAGAGAAAATACAACCAATGTATTTTCACAGGCGGATCAAATTCAGCATAAAACAAAATCTTTATTAGAAGCTTCGGACAGCATTGTTAATGAAGTAACTTCGATTAGCAATATTACGGAAGAAGCCTCCGCCACAACAGAAGAAATTTATGCAGGGGTAGAGGACCAAAGACATTCGATGAAAGAAGTAATTGCTAGCCTGGATCAACTGAATCATTTGATTATTGCTTTGGAGAATATTGTTGGTCAAAATTCAAAGAACTAA
- a CDS encoding SDR family NAD(P)-dependent oxidoreductase: MNDKIVIITGANSGIGKAAALKFATEGYRVIMACRNLEISAAVQKEIIHTTKNNHVDLLKLDTSSFDSIRTFCAAFKDTYPHLDILINNAAYLNHGEKEYKLSPEHIELSFATNTFGPFLLTRLLADHLAKSQDPRVLNACTTNIKNFFNPNRKIEFDNLRGEMRGTRSYSVYKMYGDSKMALLMLTIKMAEELKSQGIKVNALQINRVKLSKETIHKMKSYWRILAWTQNLTNPLPSGMADNYFHICTSEEFKNVTGQLINHKREIVEPSTTEKGFTQVKNILGSSRYPRYATNPQNVEQIWSLSTTLTEE, translated from the coding sequence ATGAACGATAAAATTGTCATCATTACAGGGGCAAATTCGGGGATTGGCAAAGCAGCTGCATTAAAATTTGCGACAGAAGGATATCGAGTAATCATGGCTTGCCGCAATTTGGAGATTAGTGCAGCCGTACAAAAAGAAATCATTCACACGACCAAAAATAACCATGTAGATTTGTTGAAGCTTGATACTTCTTCTTTTGATTCTATTCGTACTTTTTGTGCAGCTTTTAAAGATACATACCCACACTTGGACATCTTAATCAATAATGCAGCCTACTTAAACCATGGTGAAAAAGAGTATAAACTTAGTCCTGAGCATATCGAATTGTCTTTCGCTACGAATACATTCGGTCCTTTTTTACTGACTCGTTTATTAGCTGATCATTTGGCAAAATCACAGGATCCTAGGGTACTCAATGCCTGTACAACAAACATCAAAAACTTTTTCAACCCTAATAGGAAAATCGAGTTTGATAATTTGCGAGGAGAAATGCGCGGCACTCGCTCGTATAGTGTTTATAAAATGTACGGGGACTCGAAAATGGCCCTGCTGATGTTAACCATCAAAATGGCAGAAGAACTTAAAAGCCAGGGAATTAAAGTCAATGCCCTTCAAATTAACCGTGTAAAGCTATCAAAAGAGACGATTCATAAAATGAAGTCTTATTGGAGAATACTTGCCTGGACACAAAATCTCACTAATCCTTTACCATCGGGCATGGCCGATAATTACTTCCACATTTGCACCTCAGAAGAATTCAAGAATGTTACCGGCCAACTGATCAACCATAAGAGAGAAATTGTTGAACCATCTACAACAGAAAAAGGCTTCACACAAGTAAAGAATATACTTGGTTCAAGCAGATATCCCAGATATGCCACAAATCCTCAAAATGTGGAACAAATATGGAGCTTGAGCACCACGCTCACGGAAGAATAA